One genomic segment of Coffea arabica cultivar ET-39 chromosome 6e, Coffea Arabica ET-39 HiFi, whole genome shotgun sequence includes these proteins:
- the LOC113696132 gene encoding uracil phosphoribosyltransferase has protein sequence MAAPPHLIIQISSKYLRAASATHAVTPITLLLLSPQYTIAWLPRMAVPIYNYYCSPLLGCLPCAFPFSSFPPYRQLHLLSPNSLHSSSSSLYHLKNQSITSATITVFPLSRRRRRALTMDCQATPEQKPISQDRMLVFVPPHPLIKHWLSVVRNEDTPTPIFKSAMAELGRLLMYEASRDWLPMISGEIQSPLGVATVEFIDPREPVAVVPILRAGLALAEHASSILPANKTYHLGISRNEETLQPTVYLNKLPDRFPEGSRVFVVDPMVGTGGTIVAALNLIKERGVDNKQIKVVAAVAAPPALQKLSEKFPGLHVYAGNIDPALNDKGFIIPGLGDAGDRSFGT, from the exons ATGGCGGCGCCCCCACACCTTATCATCCAAATATCATCCAAGTATCTCCGGGCAGCTTCCGCCACACACGCCGTAACTCCTATCACCCTACTGCTCCTCAGTCCTCAGTATACCATAGCTTGGCTTCCCCGAATGGCCGTTCCCATTTATAACTACTACTGTTCCCCGCTCCTCGGCTGCCTGCCCTGTGCCTTCCCCTTCTCCTCCTTTCCACCGTATCGTCAGCTACACCTTCTCTCACCCAATTCTTTAcactcctcttcttcttcgctttaccatttaaaaaatcaaagtattactAGCGCTACGATTACG GTTTTTCCCTTAAGCAGACGACGGCGGAGGGCTTTAACAATGGACTGCCAAGCGACGCCGGAGCAGAAACCCATCTCTCAAGACAGGATGCTG GTTTTTGTTCCGCCCCATCCACTGATAAAACATTGGCTTTCAGTTGTGCGGAATGAGGATACACCAACTCCAATCTTTA AGAGTGCCATGGCTGAGTTGGGGAGGTTGCTCATGTATGAAGCTTCAAGGGACTGGCTG CCAATGATTTCCGGGGAGATACAGTCACCACTAGGTGTTGCAACTGTTGAATTTATAGACCCCAGGGAACCTGTAGCG GTTGTTCCCATCTTGAGGGCTGGCCTTGCCCTAGCTGAACATGCATCATCAATTTTGCCGGCAAACAAAACATATCATCTGG GGATTAGCAGAAACGAAGAAACGCTTCAGCCAACTGTATACTTAAACAA GTTGCCTGACAGATTTCCCGAAGGTTCTCGAGTATTTGTCGTAGATCCTATGGTTGGAACAG GTGGCACAATAGTGGCAGCTCTTAACTTGATAAAGGAACGTGGTGTTGACAATAAGCAAATTAAAGTG GTAGCTGCAGTTGCTGCTCCTCCTGCACTTCAGAAACTCAGCGAGAAATTTCCAGG GCTTCATGTGTATGCTGGAAATATTGACCCCGCTTTAAATGATAAAGG GTTTATAATTCCCGGACTTGGAGATGCAGGGGACCGTAGCTTTGGCACATGA
- the LOC113696265 gene encoding delta-1-pyrroline-5-carboxylate synthase isoform X2 — MDPTRKFVKHVKRVVFKVGTAVVTRDDGRLAVGRVGAIFEQLEELNSQGYEIILVTSGAVGAGRQRLKYRRLVNSSFADLQKPQVEIDGKACAAVGQNGLMALYDNLFSQLDVTSSQLLVTDNDFKSPDFRMQLSETVDTLLSLRSIPIFNENDAISTRRAPYEDSSGIFWDNDSLAALLALELKADLLVLLSDVEGLYSGPPSDPHSKLINTYIKEKHEGLITFGDKSRVGRGGMHAKVKAAVHAADSGTPVIITSGFAADNITKVLHGQRIGTLFHKDSHLWITLTDVGAREMALAARECSRKLQSIPSHERRKILLDIATALEEKESAIKAENDADVSAARKAGYDDSLVSRLLLKPGKIAALAKSIRTIADMKEPIGQILSRTELADGLVLEKTSCPLGVLLIVFESRPDALVQIAALAIRSGNGLLLKGGKEANRSNAILHKIITSVIPDTVGKKLIGIVTSREEIPDLLKLDDVIDLVIPRGSNYLVSQIKNTTKIPVLGHADGICHVYVDKSANMDMARHIVVDAKLDYPAACNAMETLLVHQDLTTSTGFQELLVELKHEGVSLYGGPRASSLFNIAFADSFHHEYNSKACTIEVVDDVQDAIDHIHKHGSGHTECIVTEDQEVAEYFLHQVDSAAVFLNASTRFCDGARFGLGAEVGISTSKIHARGPVGVEGLLTTRWVLRGTGQVVKGDKGVDYTHKKLALD, encoded by the exons ATGGATCCTACCAGAAAGTTCGTCAAGCATGTCAAGCGCGTCGTCTTCAAG GTAGGTACTGCAGTAGTTACACGCGATGATGGAAGATTAGCAGTTGGCAGAGTTGGAGCTATTTTTGAGCAG CTTGAAGAACTCAATTCGCAAGGCTATGAAATAATTCTAGTGACATCAGGGGCGGTTGGAGCAGGAAGGCAGAGGCTTAAATACAGGAGATTGGTCAACAGCAG ttttgccgaCCTACAAAAGCCACAAGTTGAAATTGATGGAAAGGCTTGTGCAGCTGTTGGGCAGAATGGTCTTATGGCTTTATATGACAACCTATTCAGCCAG CTAGATGTGACATCTTCCCAACTTCTAGTTACTGATAATGATTTCAAGAGTCCGGATTTCAGAATGCAACTTTCTGAAACAGTGGATACATTGCTATCTTTAAGGAGTATACCTATCTTTAATGAAAATGACGCTATCAGTACTCGACGAGCCCCATATGAG GATTCTTCTGGCATATTCTGGGACAATGATAGCTTGGCAGCTCTATTGGCACTTGAGCTCAAGGCTGACCTTCTTGTTTTGTTAAGTGATGTAGAGGGCCTTTACAGTGGCCCACCAAGTGATCCACATTCAAAGCTAATCAATACATATATTAAAGAAAAACACGAAGGCCTAATAACTTTTGGAGATAAATCCCGGGTTGGGAGAGGAGGAATGCATGCTAAAGTAAAGGCTGCAGTTCATGCGGCAGATTCTGGTACTCCTGTTATTATAACCAG TGGTTTTGCTGCAGATAATATCACAAAGGTGCTGCATGGACAACGAATTGGTACTCTCTTTCACAAAGATTCACATTTGTGGATTACACTCACTGATGTTGGTGCACGTGAGATGGCACTCGCAGCTCGAGAGTGTTCCAGAAAACTTCAG AGCATTCCTTCACATGAAAGGAGGAAAATATTGTTGGATATTGCTACTGCACTAGAGGAGAAGGAAAGTGCAATTAAGGCTGAGAATGATGCTGATGTTTCTGCAGCACGCAAAGCTGGATATGATGACTCACTAGTTTCTCGTTTACTTTTGAAGCCTGGGAAG ATCGCAGCCCTTGCAAAATCAATTCGTACAATTGCAGATATGAAAGAACCCATCGGTCAAATATTGTCGAGAACTGAG CTTGCAGATGGACTTGTTTTAGAGAAGACATCATGTCCTTTGGGTGTCCTGTTGATTGTTTTTGAATCTCGACCTGATGCACTCGTTCAG ATTGCTGCATTAGCAATTCGAAGTGGAAATGGACTCTTGTTGAAAGGAGGCAAAGAGGCTAATCGCTCAAATGCTATCCTTCACAAG ATAATTACATCAGTCATCCCAGATACTGTTGGTAAAAAACTTATTGGGATTGTGACTTCAAGAGAGGAGATACCTGACCTTCTCAAG CTTGATGATGTGATAGATCTTGTCATACCTAGAGGCAGCAATTATCTGGTTTCACAAATCAAGAATACTACAAAAATTCCAGTTCTGGGTCATGCTG ATGGAATTTGTCATGTTTACGTAGACAAGTCAGCTAATATGGACATGGCAAGGCATATTGTTGTGGATGCAAAGCTGGATTATCCTGCTGCCTGTAATGCTATG GAAACACTTCTTGTGCACCAAGATCTGACAACTAGTACTGGGTTTCAGGAACTTCTTGTAGAATTGAAACACGAAG GAGTTAGTTTATATGGTGGACCGAGAGCAAGTTCTCTGTTCAACATTGCATTCGCAGACTCGTTTCACCATGAGTACAACTCTAAGGCTTGCACAATAGAAGTTGTGGATGATGTGCAAGATGCCATTGATCACATTCATAAGCATGGAAG TGGCCATACTGAATGTATTGTTACGGAGGATCAAGAAGTTGCTGAATATTTCTTACATCAAGTTGATAG TGCTGCAGTTTTCCTTAATGCAAGCACACGCTTCTGCGATGGGGCGCGTTTTGGACTAGGGGCCGAG GTTGGCATAAGTACCAGCAAGATACATGCTCGAGGTCCAGTAGGAGTTGAAGGACTGCTAACAACAAGATG GGTGCTTAGAGGTACCGGACAAGTTGTGAAGGGTGACAAAGGGGTTGATTACACCCACAAGAAGCTAGCCCTTGACTAA
- the LOC113696265 gene encoding delta-1-pyrroline-5-carboxylate synthase isoform X3 has translation MALYDNLFSQLDVTSSQLLVTDNDFKSPDFRMQLSETVDTLLSLRSIPIFNENDAISTRRAPYETFLLQDSSGIFWDNDSLAALLALELKADLLVLLSDVEGLYSGPPSDPHSKLINTYIKEKHEGLITFGDKSRVGRGGMHAKVKAAVHAADSGTPVIITSGFAADNITKVLHGQRIGTLFHKDSHLWITLTDVGAREMALAARECSRKLQSIPSHERRKILLDIATALEEKESAIKAENDADVSAARKAGYDDSLVSRLLLKPGKIAALAKSIRTIADMKEPIGQILSRTELADGLVLEKTSCPLGVLLIVFESRPDALVQIAALAIRSGNGLLLKGGKEANRSNAILHKIITSVIPDTVGKKLIGIVTSREEIPDLLKLDDVIDLVIPRGSNYLVSQIKNTTKIPVLGHADGICHVYVDKSANMDMARHIVVDAKLDYPAACNAMETLLVHQDLTTSTGFQELLVELKHEGVSLYGGPRASSLFNIAFADSFHHEYNSKACTIEVVDDVQDAIDHIHKHGSGHTECIVTEDQEVAEYFLHQVDSAAVFLNASTRFCDGARFGLGAEVGISTSKIHARGPVGVEGLLTTRWVLRGTGQVVKGDKGVDYTHKKLALD, from the exons ATGGCTTTATATGACAACCTATTCAGCCAG CTAGATGTGACATCTTCCCAACTTCTAGTTACTGATAATGATTTCAAGAGTCCGGATTTCAGAATGCAACTTTCTGAAACAGTGGATACATTGCTATCTTTAAGGAGTATACCTATCTTTAATGAAAATGACGCTATCAGTACTCGACGAGCCCCATATGAG ACCTTTCTTTTGCAGGATTCTTCTGGCATATTCTGGGACAATGATAGCTTGGCAGCTCTATTGGCACTTGAGCTCAAGGCTGACCTTCTTGTTTTGTTAAGTGATGTAGAGGGCCTTTACAGTGGCCCACCAAGTGATCCACATTCAAAGCTAATCAATACATATATTAAAGAAAAACACGAAGGCCTAATAACTTTTGGAGATAAATCCCGGGTTGGGAGAGGAGGAATGCATGCTAAAGTAAAGGCTGCAGTTCATGCGGCAGATTCTGGTACTCCTGTTATTATAACCAG TGGTTTTGCTGCAGATAATATCACAAAGGTGCTGCATGGACAACGAATTGGTACTCTCTTTCACAAAGATTCACATTTGTGGATTACACTCACTGATGTTGGTGCACGTGAGATGGCACTCGCAGCTCGAGAGTGTTCCAGAAAACTTCAG AGCATTCCTTCACATGAAAGGAGGAAAATATTGTTGGATATTGCTACTGCACTAGAGGAGAAGGAAAGTGCAATTAAGGCTGAGAATGATGCTGATGTTTCTGCAGCACGCAAAGCTGGATATGATGACTCACTAGTTTCTCGTTTACTTTTGAAGCCTGGGAAG ATCGCAGCCCTTGCAAAATCAATTCGTACAATTGCAGATATGAAAGAACCCATCGGTCAAATATTGTCGAGAACTGAG CTTGCAGATGGACTTGTTTTAGAGAAGACATCATGTCCTTTGGGTGTCCTGTTGATTGTTTTTGAATCTCGACCTGATGCACTCGTTCAG ATTGCTGCATTAGCAATTCGAAGTGGAAATGGACTCTTGTTGAAAGGAGGCAAAGAGGCTAATCGCTCAAATGCTATCCTTCACAAG ATAATTACATCAGTCATCCCAGATACTGTTGGTAAAAAACTTATTGGGATTGTGACTTCAAGAGAGGAGATACCTGACCTTCTCAAG CTTGATGATGTGATAGATCTTGTCATACCTAGAGGCAGCAATTATCTGGTTTCACAAATCAAGAATACTACAAAAATTCCAGTTCTGGGTCATGCTG ATGGAATTTGTCATGTTTACGTAGACAAGTCAGCTAATATGGACATGGCAAGGCATATTGTTGTGGATGCAAAGCTGGATTATCCTGCTGCCTGTAATGCTATG GAAACACTTCTTGTGCACCAAGATCTGACAACTAGTACTGGGTTTCAGGAACTTCTTGTAGAATTGAAACACGAAG GAGTTAGTTTATATGGTGGACCGAGAGCAAGTTCTCTGTTCAACATTGCATTCGCAGACTCGTTTCACCATGAGTACAACTCTAAGGCTTGCACAATAGAAGTTGTGGATGATGTGCAAGATGCCATTGATCACATTCATAAGCATGGAAG TGGCCATACTGAATGTATTGTTACGGAGGATCAAGAAGTTGCTGAATATTTCTTACATCAAGTTGATAG TGCTGCAGTTTTCCTTAATGCAAGCACACGCTTCTGCGATGGGGCGCGTTTTGGACTAGGGGCCGAG GTTGGCATAAGTACCAGCAAGATACATGCTCGAGGTCCAGTAGGAGTTGAAGGACTGCTAACAACAAGATG GGTGCTTAGAGGTACCGGACAAGTTGTGAAGGGTGACAAAGGGGTTGATTACACCCACAAGAAGCTAGCCCTTGACTAA
- the LOC113697209 gene encoding PRA1 family protein A1-like: MDWGNVTAEDLIEALREVDWSSPPRPPSEFFSRFTVPRSYSKWNSRLKCNLYYYRTNYFILITVILGLGFLRRPLAIVAALLTALSIAFLNDSFAGTFSEKITRTVRQFSPHLAAKMRPPLTPVIRGRPSAKRTIHICGRPRWVFVLVFSTVSFILWFVSCGLLTLLWAFAIGLLATVLHASFRTPNLKARLNTFREEFRAVWRNYSEL, from the exons ATGGACTGGGGAAACGTAACCGCAGAGGATCTGATCGAAGCTCTGCGTGAGGTCGATTGGTCATCTCCGCCGCGGCCGCCCTCAGAATTCTTCTCTAGGTTTACTGTCCCCCGATCGTACTCCAAATGGAACAGTCGCCTCAAGTGCAATCTCTACTA CTATAGGACGAATTACTTTATACTGATCACTGTCATTCTTG GTTTGGGATTTCTTAGGAGGCCACTTGCTATTGTTGCTGCATTGTTGACTGCTCTAAGCATCGCTTTTCTGAATGACAG CTTTGCAGGTACTTTTAGTGAAAAGATTACAAGAACTGTGAGACAGTTTTCTCCTCATTTAGCTGCAAAAATGAGGCCTCCCCTGAC GCCTGTTATCAGAGGACGCCCATCAGCGAAGAGAACAATTCATATATGTGGGCGGCCACGCTGGGTGTTTGTATTGGTGTTTTCAACTG TGAGTTTCATCCTTTGGTTTGTTTCTTGTGGCCTCTTAACTCTGTTATGGGCTTTTGCTATTGGCCTTCTTG CCACTGTCCTTCATGCAAGCTTTAGGACACCCAATTTGAAAGCTCGTCTAAACACATTCCGAGAGGAATTTCGTGCGGTTTGGCGGAATTACAGTGAGCTGTAG
- the LOC113696265 gene encoding delta-1-pyrroline-5-carboxylate synthase isoform X1, which yields MDPTRKFVKHVKRVVFKVGTAVVTRDDGRLAVGRVGAIFEQLEELNSQGYEIILVTSGAVGAGRQRLKYRRLVNSSFADLQKPQVEIDGKACAAVGQNGLMALYDNLFSQLDVTSSQLLVTDNDFKSPDFRMQLSETVDTLLSLRSIPIFNENDAISTRRAPYETFLLQDSSGIFWDNDSLAALLALELKADLLVLLSDVEGLYSGPPSDPHSKLINTYIKEKHEGLITFGDKSRVGRGGMHAKVKAAVHAADSGTPVIITSGFAADNITKVLHGQRIGTLFHKDSHLWITLTDVGAREMALAARECSRKLQSIPSHERRKILLDIATALEEKESAIKAENDADVSAARKAGYDDSLVSRLLLKPGKIAALAKSIRTIADMKEPIGQILSRTELADGLVLEKTSCPLGVLLIVFESRPDALVQIAALAIRSGNGLLLKGGKEANRSNAILHKIITSVIPDTVGKKLIGIVTSREEIPDLLKLDDVIDLVIPRGSNYLVSQIKNTTKIPVLGHADGICHVYVDKSANMDMARHIVVDAKLDYPAACNAMETLLVHQDLTTSTGFQELLVELKHEGVSLYGGPRASSLFNIAFADSFHHEYNSKACTIEVVDDVQDAIDHIHKHGSGHTECIVTEDQEVAEYFLHQVDSAAVFLNASTRFCDGARFGLGAEVGISTSKIHARGPVGVEGLLTTRWVLRGTGQVVKGDKGVDYTHKKLALD from the exons ATGGATCCTACCAGAAAGTTCGTCAAGCATGTCAAGCGCGTCGTCTTCAAG GTAGGTACTGCAGTAGTTACACGCGATGATGGAAGATTAGCAGTTGGCAGAGTTGGAGCTATTTTTGAGCAG CTTGAAGAACTCAATTCGCAAGGCTATGAAATAATTCTAGTGACATCAGGGGCGGTTGGAGCAGGAAGGCAGAGGCTTAAATACAGGAGATTGGTCAACAGCAG ttttgccgaCCTACAAAAGCCACAAGTTGAAATTGATGGAAAGGCTTGTGCAGCTGTTGGGCAGAATGGTCTTATGGCTTTATATGACAACCTATTCAGCCAG CTAGATGTGACATCTTCCCAACTTCTAGTTACTGATAATGATTTCAAGAGTCCGGATTTCAGAATGCAACTTTCTGAAACAGTGGATACATTGCTATCTTTAAGGAGTATACCTATCTTTAATGAAAATGACGCTATCAGTACTCGACGAGCCCCATATGAG ACCTTTCTTTTGCAGGATTCTTCTGGCATATTCTGGGACAATGATAGCTTGGCAGCTCTATTGGCACTTGAGCTCAAGGCTGACCTTCTTGTTTTGTTAAGTGATGTAGAGGGCCTTTACAGTGGCCCACCAAGTGATCCACATTCAAAGCTAATCAATACATATATTAAAGAAAAACACGAAGGCCTAATAACTTTTGGAGATAAATCCCGGGTTGGGAGAGGAGGAATGCATGCTAAAGTAAAGGCTGCAGTTCATGCGGCAGATTCTGGTACTCCTGTTATTATAACCAG TGGTTTTGCTGCAGATAATATCACAAAGGTGCTGCATGGACAACGAATTGGTACTCTCTTTCACAAAGATTCACATTTGTGGATTACACTCACTGATGTTGGTGCACGTGAGATGGCACTCGCAGCTCGAGAGTGTTCCAGAAAACTTCAG AGCATTCCTTCACATGAAAGGAGGAAAATATTGTTGGATATTGCTACTGCACTAGAGGAGAAGGAAAGTGCAATTAAGGCTGAGAATGATGCTGATGTTTCTGCAGCACGCAAAGCTGGATATGATGACTCACTAGTTTCTCGTTTACTTTTGAAGCCTGGGAAG ATCGCAGCCCTTGCAAAATCAATTCGTACAATTGCAGATATGAAAGAACCCATCGGTCAAATATTGTCGAGAACTGAG CTTGCAGATGGACTTGTTTTAGAGAAGACATCATGTCCTTTGGGTGTCCTGTTGATTGTTTTTGAATCTCGACCTGATGCACTCGTTCAG ATTGCTGCATTAGCAATTCGAAGTGGAAATGGACTCTTGTTGAAAGGAGGCAAAGAGGCTAATCGCTCAAATGCTATCCTTCACAAG ATAATTACATCAGTCATCCCAGATACTGTTGGTAAAAAACTTATTGGGATTGTGACTTCAAGAGAGGAGATACCTGACCTTCTCAAG CTTGATGATGTGATAGATCTTGTCATACCTAGAGGCAGCAATTATCTGGTTTCACAAATCAAGAATACTACAAAAATTCCAGTTCTGGGTCATGCTG ATGGAATTTGTCATGTTTACGTAGACAAGTCAGCTAATATGGACATGGCAAGGCATATTGTTGTGGATGCAAAGCTGGATTATCCTGCTGCCTGTAATGCTATG GAAACACTTCTTGTGCACCAAGATCTGACAACTAGTACTGGGTTTCAGGAACTTCTTGTAGAATTGAAACACGAAG GAGTTAGTTTATATGGTGGACCGAGAGCAAGTTCTCTGTTCAACATTGCATTCGCAGACTCGTTTCACCATGAGTACAACTCTAAGGCTTGCACAATAGAAGTTGTGGATGATGTGCAAGATGCCATTGATCACATTCATAAGCATGGAAG TGGCCATACTGAATGTATTGTTACGGAGGATCAAGAAGTTGCTGAATATTTCTTACATCAAGTTGATAG TGCTGCAGTTTTCCTTAATGCAAGCACACGCTTCTGCGATGGGGCGCGTTTTGGACTAGGGGCCGAG GTTGGCATAAGTACCAGCAAGATACATGCTCGAGGTCCAGTAGGAGTTGAAGGACTGCTAACAACAAGATG GGTGCTTAGAGGTACCGGACAAGTTGTGAAGGGTGACAAAGGGGTTGATTACACCCACAAGAAGCTAGCCCTTGACTAA